The Pyricularia oryzae 70-15 chromosome 5, whole genome shotgun sequence genome includes a region encoding these proteins:
- a CDS encoding laccase-2 — protein sequence MKSFVKSLVHLALGATALATPLKPISVSPQRFSHSLSPRQECENGPNSRQCWGKYSIDTDFYKVVPDTGVTREYWLSIEEKNDCNSDGYKRYCQTINGTSPGPLITADWGDNLVIHVTNNMQTNGTAIHWHGIHQRNTVEYDGVPGVTQCPIAPGKSLTYKFRATQYGSTWYHSHFTLQASDGMFGPMIINGPATDNYDIDMGMLFLQDHFHQSAFEGWATSASKGAPPAPENTLINGTNTFDCSGSSDPNCVGGGKKFEMVFEPGKKHLIRVVNVAADAHFEFSIDGHELTVIGADLVPIKPYKTKVVQVSIAQRYDIIVEANATPGNYWLRSGADCSPAVDPTAWRDASTAIVRYDASSTAEPTSVSDVKRSGSCGDEVPSTLVPHLPLNVGPISGMTTQTLGFSATGDDLGHNWFQWTLNSSSLVLDWSKPVLQKVFDREPIFPTPYNMVRAEKAAALANSTQWFGLVIDGSSLGIRIDHPIHLHGHDFWILSQDTTPFTNETALNTINPIRRDTANLPAGGHLAIAFELDNPGAWIVHCHIAWHASQGLSLNFVESQGSIALAMPDHDVFQQTCRDWDAVKDSMPFHQDDSGI from the exons ATGAAGTCCTTCGTTAAGTCACTCGTTCACCTTGCTCTGGGCGCAACTGCCCTCGCTACCCCTTTGAAGCCCATCTCGGTTTCGCCCCAGCGGTTTTCCCACTCGCTCTCTCCTCGTCAGGAATGCGAGAACGGCCCCAACTCGAGGCAGTGCTGGGGAAAATACTCGATAGACACCGACTTCTACAAAGTTGTCCCTGACACTGGAGTCACCCGGGAGTACTGGCTCTCCATCGAGGAGAAGAATGACTGCAACTCCGATGGTTACAAGCGCTACTGCCAGACCATCAACGGCACCTCCCCCGGCCCCCTGATCACCGCCGACTGGGGTGACAATCTCGTCATCCACGTGACCAACAACATGCAGACCAACGGCACCGCCATCCACTGGCACGGTATCCACCAGCGCAACACCGTCGAGTATGATGGTGTTCCTGGTGTCACCCAGTGCCCCATCGCCCCTGGCAAGTCGCTCACCTACAAGTTCCGCGCCACCCAGTACGGCAGCACCTGGTACCACTCGCACTTTACCCTGCAAGCTTCCGATGGCATGTTCGGTCCTATGATCATCAACGGACCGGCCACCGACAACTATGACATCGACATGGGTATGCTCTTCCTCCAGGACCACTTCCACCAGTCTGCCTTTGAGGGCTGGGCGACATCTGCCAGCAAGGGTGCCCCTCCCGCTCCCGAGAACACCCTCATCAACGGCACCAACACCTTCGACTGCAGCGGCAGCTCGGACCCCAACTgtgtcggcggcggcaagaagTTTGAGATGGTCTTTGAGCCCGGCAAGAAGCACCTGATCCGCGTCGTCAACGTCGCTGCCGACGCCCACTTTGAGTTCTCCATCGACGGCCACGAGCTCACCGTCATCGGTGCCGACCTGGTCCCCATCAAGCCTTACAAGACCAAGGTCGTCCAGGTCTCCATCGCCCAGCGCTACGACATCATCGTCGAGGCCAACGCCACCCCGGGCAACTACTGGCTCCGCTCCGGTGCCGACTGCTCGCCCGCCGTCGACCCCACCGCCTGGCGCGACGCCTCCACCGCCATCGTCCGCTACGACGCCAGCAGCACCGCGGAGCCCACTTCGGTCTCGGACGTCAAGCGCAGCGGAAGCTGTGGCGACGAGGTCCCCTCCACCCTCGTCCCTCACCTGCCCCTCAACGTCGGTCCCATCAGCGGCATGACCACCCAGACCTTGGGCTTCAGCGCCACCGGCGACGACCTGGGCCACAACTGGTTCCAGTGGACTCTGAACAGCAGCTCTCTGGTTCTCGACTGGAGCAAGCCCGTCCTGCAGAAGGTCTTTGACCGCGAGCCCATCTTCCCTACCCCGTACAACATGGTCAGGGCTGAG AAGGCCGCCGCCCTCGCAAACTCCACCCAGTGGTTCGGCCTCGTCATCGACGGCAGCTCGCTGGGCATCCGCATCGACCACCCCATCCACCTCCACGGCCACGACTTCTGGATCCTCTCGCAGGACACCACCCCCTTCACCAACGAGACGGCCCTCAACACCATCAACCCCATCCGCCgcgacaccgccaacctccCCGCCGGCGGCCACCTCGCCATCGCCTTTGAGCTCGACAACCCGGGCGCCTGGATCGTCCACTGCCACATCGCCTGGCACGCGTCGCAGGGCCTGTCGCTCAACTTTGTCGAGAGCCAGGGCTCCATCGCTCTCGCCATGCCCGACCACGACGTCTTCCAGCAGACCTGCCGCGACTGGGACGCCGTCAAGGACAGCATGCCTTTCCACCAGGACGACTCTGGTATCTAA